The following proteins are encoded in a genomic region of Nonomuraea muscovyensis:
- a CDS encoding DUF5709 domain-containing protein encodes MSELPPDRHGLADEQQIEVEAATDDLGLNHRIEEDDPQHEDTLDERLWREKPDRPERGRRPEHRLTQPDEGLAPDLEKDEVGEDWGDDSGDLSAEERAVRVEPDEPLR; translated from the coding sequence ATGAGCGAACTACCTCCGGACAGGCACGGCCTGGCCGACGAACAGCAGATCGAGGTCGAGGCCGCTACCGACGACCTCGGCCTGAACCACCGGATCGAGGAGGACGACCCTCAGCACGAGGACACCCTCGACGAGCGGCTGTGGCGGGAGAAGCCCGACCGCCCGGAGCGCGGCCGGCGGCCGGAGCACCGCCTCACCCAGCCCGACGAGGGCCTGGCCCCGGACCTGGAGAAGGATGAGGTGGGTGAGGACTGGGGCGACGACAGCGGCGACCTGTCGGCCGAGGAACGCGCCGTCCGCGTCGAGCCGGACGAGCCGCTCAGGTGA
- a CDS encoding HAD family hydrolase → MAGPVVKAVVFDVGETLIDETRIWSRWAERLGVSRFVLMGALGGMAALDRSHQEAFELVSPGLDIEAELAAWERDEPDGLRNHFDADDLYPDVRDALGALREAGYQVIVAGNQPARAYDALVAMELPADSVHTSEGWGVAKPAPEFFAKVAAVAGREPGEILYVGDRLDNDVLPAGRAGMRTALLRRGPWGYLHAERPQAKAADLVADDLHALLPALERLG, encoded by the coding sequence ATGGCCGGTCCGGTGGTCAAGGCAGTGGTGTTCGACGTCGGCGAGACGCTCATCGACGAGACGCGCATCTGGTCGCGCTGGGCCGAGCGGCTCGGGGTGAGCCGGTTCGTGCTGATGGGGGCGCTCGGCGGGATGGCGGCGCTGGACCGCTCGCACCAGGAGGCGTTCGAGCTGGTCAGCCCCGGCCTGGACATCGAGGCCGAGCTGGCGGCGTGGGAGCGCGACGAGCCGGACGGCCTGCGCAACCACTTCGACGCCGACGACCTCTACCCCGACGTCCGCGACGCGCTCGGCGCCCTGCGGGAGGCCGGATACCAGGTCATCGTCGCGGGCAACCAGCCCGCGCGGGCCTACGACGCGCTGGTCGCGATGGAACTGCCGGCCGACTCGGTGCACACCTCCGAGGGGTGGGGGGTGGCCAAGCCCGCGCCCGAGTTCTTCGCCAAGGTGGCCGCGGTGGCCGGGCGTGAACCCGGTGAGATCCTCTACGTGGGCGACCGGCTCGACAACGACGTGCTGCCGGCCGGCCGGGCCGGCATGCGGACGGCGCTGCTGCGCCGCGGCCCGTGGGGTTACCTGCACGCCGAGCGGCCGCAGGCGAAGGCCGCCGACCTGGTGGCCGACGACCTGCACGCCCTGCTGCCCGCCCTGGAGCGGCTCGGCTGA